In Vanrija pseudolonga chromosome 4, complete sequence, a single window of DNA contains:
- the penDE gene encoding Acyl-coenzyme A:6-aminopenicillanic-acid-acyltransferase form, whose product MLQVTATGTPYEIGHTHGSQAKEQVHGSVAFYRGFFQDKAKMDWASVEEEGKLWRPWLEENFPQYIEELKGVADGAGLSFETIFALNIRTEIAFGHQSQPTDGCTAFAYHNAEAHTAILAQNWDWRWEQGPNLINLTIRRSGAATNGASNGHANGNGHANGHSDNNSLSIITEAGIIGKIGLSSSGVGVCLNAIAALGVSYTKLPVHLALRAVLDWSHEERAKGPGVAQRVAERLTKVGVASAGHILLSDELVAIGLEASAVDIVPVKHTALRGGDALVHSNHYVEEHPGVQLGQAWEDTYDRLKRIEQLAREGKAGKDGLVTADEVATFLQDEDKWPVSICRHRESGGETLFSIVMDLEKRDARVEVGIPGKGGEVFHLTP is encoded by the exons ATGCTTCAGGTCACTGCTACTGGAACGCCGTATGAG ATCGGGCACACCCACGGCTCCCAGGCCAAGGAGCAGGTGCACGGCTCGGTGGCCTTCTACCGCGGCTTCTTCCAGGACAAGGCCAAGATGGACTGGGCgagcgtcgaggaggagggcaagctGTGGCGCCCGTGGCTGGAGGAGAACTTTCCCCAGTACATTGAGGAGCTGAAGG gtgtcgccgacggcgctggCCTCAGCTTCGAGACCATCTTTGCGCTCAACATCCGCACCGAGATTGCGTTCGGGCACCAGTCGCAGCCTACAGACGGGTGCACAGCGTTCGCGTACCacaacgccgaggcgcacACTGCCATCCTGGCGCAGAACTGGGACTGGCGGTGGGAGCAGGGCCCGAACCTCATCAACCTCACCAtccggcgcagcggcgctgcGACCAACGGCGCGTCCAACGGccacgccaacggcaacggccaCGCCAATGGCCACAGCGACAACAACTCGTTGTCTATCATCACCGAGGCGGGCATCATCGGCAAGATTGGCCTCTCGTCgtccggcgtcggcgtgtgcctgaacgccattgccgccctcggcgtgagCTACACCAAGCTGCCTGTCCACTTGGCGCTGCGTGCCGTGCTTGACTGGTCgcacgaggagcgcgccaagGGCCCGGGCGTGgcccagcgcgtcgcggaGCGGCTGACAAAAGTGGGagtcgcgtcggcgggccACATCCTCCTctcggacgagctcgtcgcgatcgggctcgaggcgagcgccgtcgacatcgTGCCCGTCAAGCACACTGCCctgcgtggcggcgacgcgctcgtccaCTCGAACCACTACGTCGAGGAGCACCCGGGcgtgcagctcggccagGCGTGGGAGGACACGTACGACCGCCTCAAGCGcatcgagcagctcgcgcgcgagggcaaggccggcaaggacggtctcgtcaccgccgacgaggtcgccacGTTCCtccaggacgaggacaagtGGCCCGTGTCCATCTGCCGCCACCGCGAGTCGGGCGGCGAGACGCTGTTCAGCATCGTCATGGATCTGGAgaagcgcgacgcccgcgtcgaggttggcaTCCcgggcaagggcggcgaggtgttCCACCTCACGCCTTAG
- the GOT2 gene encoding Aspartate aminotransferase, mitochondrial produces MPFQTHHRPNHYENVPNAHGHFTAVNPLNLHPRNYLTDEEIMAAFTNFWSAVPQGPADPILGVTDAFKRDASKHKINVGVGECAYRDEDGKPWVLDSVRKAEDILHEQRSDKEYLPITGLANFLTLAAKLAYGADSKPLAENRIAVVQSISGTGALRIGMEFLASFYKGPHTIYLPDPTWGAHPAIAEKANLAVKRYRYFDRKNIGLDFIGMKEDLQNAEEGSVILLHACAQNPTGVDPTKEQWKELSDLIKAKKHLAFFDMAYQGFASGDVDRDAFALRYFVEQGHQIMLCQSFAKNLGLYGERAGTFSMVTSSPEEKERVLSQLKRVIRPLYSSPPLHPAQLVATILGSPELYQEWLGEVKKMADRIIAMRSTLYDKLVALQTPGNWDHIKTQIGMFSFTGLTPEQVDALAKSAHIYMTKDGRISMAGLNEHNIDYFATSVSKAVKGDLVPSAHM; encoded by the exons ATGCCGTTCCAGACTCACCACCGCCCCAACCACTACGAGAACGTTCCCAACGCTCACGGGCACTTTACTGCTGTCAACCCGCTGAACCTCCACCCCCGCAACTACCTCACCGACGAAGAAATCATGG CTGCCTTCACAAATTTCTGGTCTGCCGTCCCCCAGGG ACCTGCCGACCCCATCCTTG GTGTGACCGACGCGTTCAAGCGCGACGCCTCCAAGCACAAGATCAACGTCGGTGTTGGTGAGT GTGCCTAC CGTGACGAGGATGGCAAGCCTTGGGTCCTCGACTCGGtccgcaaggccgaggacatTCTCCACGAGCAGCGCTCGGACAAGGAGTACCTCCCCATCACT GGCCTTGCCAACTTCCTCACTCTCGCTGCCAAGCTCGCCTACGGCGCCGACTCGAAGCCCCTCGCTGAGAACCGC ATTGCCGTTGTCCAGTCCATTTCGGGCACTGGCGCCCTCCGTATCGGCATGGAGTTCCTCGCTTCGTTCTACAAGGGCCCCCACACCATCTACCTCCCCGACCCCACCTGGGGCGCTCAccccgccatcgccgagaaggccaacCTTGCCGTCAAGCGCTACCGCTACTTTGACCGCAAGAACATTGGCCTCGACTTCATTGGCATGAAGGAGGACCTCCAGAATGCCGAGGAGGGCTCGGTC ATCCTTCTCCACGCCTGCGCCCAGAACCCTACCGGTGTCGACCCCACCAAGGAGCAGTGGAAGGAGCTCTCGGACCTgatcaaggccaagaagcacCTCGCCTTCTTCGACATG GCGTACCAGGGCTTCGCTTCGGGTgacgtcgaccgcgacgccTTTGCCCTCCGCTACTTTGTCGAGCAGGGCCACCAGATCATGCTCTGCCAGTCGTTTGCCAAGAACCTTGGTCTCTacggcgagcgtgccggcACCTTCTCGATGgtcacgtcgtcgcccgaggagaaggagcgcgtcCTTTCGCAGCTCAAGCGTGTCATCCGCCCTCTCTACTCGTCGCCCCCtctccaccccgcccagctcgtcgccaccatcCTTGGCAGCCCCGAGCTTTACCAGGAGTGGCTCGGTGAGGTCAAGAAGATGGCCGACCGTATCATCGCCATGCGCTCGACCCTCtacgacaagctcgtcgctcTCCAGACCCCTGGCAACTGGGACCACATCAAGACCCAGATTGGCATGTTCTCGTTCACTGGTC TCACCcccgagcaggtcgacgcATTGGCCAAGTCGGCCCACATCTACATGACCAAGGACGGTCGTATTTCCATGGCTGGATTGAATGAGCACAACATTGACTACTTT